The proteins below are encoded in one region of Shewanella algae:
- a CDS encoding Lpp/OprI family alanine-zipper lipoprotein: MNKKVLMIAGVAMTALLGGCANTTALEESVANLGNKVDQLSAEVSSLKAEQGKLSADVKDAKAAAMDAQSEAKRANDRLDNVASRYKK, encoded by the coding sequence ATGAACAAAAAAGTACTGATGATTGCTGGCGTAGCAATGACTGCTCTGCTGGGTGGCTGTGCCAACACCACTGCTCTGGAAGAAAGCGTTGCTAACCTGGGCAACAAAGTTGATCAATTATCAGCCGAAGTTAGCTCTCTGAAAGCAGAGCAAGGCAAACTGTCTGCTGACGTTAAAGATGCCAAAGCTGCTGCTATGGACGCTCAGTCTGAAGCTAAGCGTGCTAACGACCGCTTGGACAACGTTGCTTCTCGTTACAAGAAGTAA
- a CDS encoding putative RNA methyltransferase has product MNSVQFQCPVCQSELKQHQASRGFYCANKHHFDRQEDGYWLLAKPKSAAVHALSRQALRARRFLLQSELMAPLHQALNLKLARLAENCDAVLDPNAGDGALQQMLQLPDQLQRLLICDAQNAAFAAAKALPTAQVFLSVAKRLPFEDAQFSLVTLLDGQLKGKEIPRVMKPGAHLVMLAPGPRHLWQLREQLNADLKQREFSISLPAELTVLETESLSFSLDVSGEQALTLLETTPYAWRASEKQKRALATRAVKGLELDYRVLVIKRN; this is encoded by the coding sequence ATGAATTCAGTGCAATTTCAGTGCCCGGTTTGCCAGAGTGAACTCAAGCAGCATCAGGCATCCAGAGGTTTTTACTGCGCCAACAAACATCACTTCGATCGCCAGGAAGACGGCTATTGGCTGCTGGCCAAGCCCAAGAGCGCGGCGGTACATGCCTTGTCGCGCCAGGCGTTGCGGGCCAGGCGTTTTCTGCTGCAGTCTGAATTGATGGCGCCTTTGCATCAGGCGCTTAATCTTAAGCTGGCCAGGCTCGCCGAAAACTGTGACGCTGTACTTGATCCCAACGCCGGAGACGGCGCCTTGCAGCAGATGCTGCAACTGCCGGATCAGCTGCAACGTCTGCTTATCTGTGATGCGCAAAATGCCGCCTTCGCCGCTGCCAAAGCCTTGCCGACGGCGCAGGTATTTCTCAGTGTTGCCAAACGCTTGCCCTTTGAAGATGCGCAGTTTTCACTGGTGACTCTGCTCGATGGTCAGCTCAAGGGCAAGGAGATCCCTAGGGTGATGAAGCCTGGGGCACATCTTGTGATGTTGGCACCCGGGCCCAGACACTTATGGCAGTTGCGTGAGCAATTAAACGCGGATCTCAAGCAGCGGGAGTTCAGTATCAGCCTGCCGGCCGAGTTGACTGTGCTGGAAACCGAGAGCTTGAGTTTTTCTCTGGATGTGAGCGGTGAGCAGGCGTTGACGCTTTTGGAAACCACTCCTTATGCCTGGCGCGCCAGCGAAAAACAGAAGCGTGCGCTTGCTACTCGAGCAGTTAAGGGGCTGGAGCTGGATTACCGTGTGTTGGTGATTAAACGGAACTGA
- a CDS encoding undecaprenyl-diphosphate phosphatase, whose amino-acid sequence MDTIQVIILALIQGLTEFLPISSSAHLILPSQLLGWEDQGLAFDVAVHIGSLLAVVLYFRTEIIAMLNAWFGSIFKGNHSAESKLAWWIILATIPAVVFGFMAKDLVETYLRGPGVIAITTVVFGLLLWWSDKMARLELTEYQTGWRKALMIGFAQALALIPGTSRSGITMTAALMLGLNREAAARFSFLMSIPVILGAALLMGKDLLDGGHVIDWQALILGVVLSFVAAYTCIHLFLKIISKMGMLPFVLYRLALGALLCGFIFLWS is encoded by the coding sequence ATGGACACAATACAGGTCATCATCCTTGCCCTGATCCAGGGCCTGACTGAATTTTTACCTATCTCCAGCTCGGCGCACCTTATTTTGCCTTCCCAATTACTGGGCTGGGAAGATCAGGGACTGGCCTTCGATGTGGCGGTGCACATAGGCTCATTACTGGCAGTGGTGCTCTACTTCCGTACTGAAATCATCGCTATGCTGAACGCCTGGTTTGGCAGCATATTCAAGGGTAACCACAGTGCCGAGAGCAAACTGGCCTGGTGGATTATTCTGGCCACCATACCCGCAGTCGTTTTTGGTTTTATGGCCAAAGATCTGGTTGAAACCTATCTGCGGGGGCCCGGTGTTATTGCCATCACTACTGTGGTATTCGGTTTGCTGCTCTGGTGGTCGGATAAGATGGCACGGCTTGAGCTCACTGAGTATCAAACCGGCTGGCGCAAGGCATTGATGATAGGTTTCGCCCAAGCTTTGGCACTTATTCCCGGCACCAGTCGCTCGGGGATCACCATGACGGCGGCCCTGATGTTGGGGCTGAATCGCGAAGCGGCGGCGCGTTTCTCTTTTTTGATGTCGATTCCTGTGATCCTGGGGGCGGCGCTGCTGATGGGCAAAGATCTGCTCGACGGCGGGCATGTGATTGACTGGCAGGCCTTGATACTGGGCGTAGTGCTCTCTTTTGTGGCGGCTTATACCTGTATCCACCTGTTTTTGAAGATTATCAGCAAGATGGGCATGCTGCCTTTCGTGCTCTACCGTCTGGCGCTCGGCGCGCTTCTGTGCGGCTTTATCTTTCTGTGGAGCTAA
- the folK gene encoding 2-amino-4-hydroxy-6-hydroxymethyldihydropteridine diphosphokinase → MAHIYISLGSNIDPEHYLRAAIKELHAAFGELQLSSVYESESVGFKGSNFLNMVVGAHTSLDIAEVVACFKDIELRHGRIPGAKKFAPRTLDLDLLLYDDKVCQQPVVLPRAEILTNAFVLWPLAELAPQTKHPLAQLSYQALWQEYDKASQKLWPIAFDWGLSA, encoded by the coding sequence ATGGCACATATCTACATCAGTCTGGGCAGTAATATCGACCCGGAACATTATCTGCGTGCAGCTATCAAAGAGCTGCACGCTGCGTTTGGCGAGCTGCAACTGTCATCGGTTTACGAGAGTGAATCTGTGGGATTCAAGGGCAGCAACTTTCTCAACATGGTGGTGGGCGCTCACACCTCGCTCGACATTGCCGAAGTGGTGGCCTGCTTCAAGGATATAGAGCTGCGTCATGGGCGTATTCCCGGGGCGAAAAAGTTTGCTCCGCGCACCCTGGACTTGGATCTGCTGCTCTATGATGACAAGGTCTGCCAGCAGCCGGTAGTTTTGCCCCGAGCCGAGATCCTGACCAATGCCTTTGTGCTTTGGCCGCTGGCTGAACTGGCACCGCAAACCAAGCATCCTCTGGCACAACTCAGCTACCAAGCGTTGTGGCAGGAATATGACAAGGCCAGCCAGAAGCTCTGGCCTATCGCTTTCGATTGGGGCCTGTCGGCCTGA
- the folB gene encoding dihydroneopterin aldolase codes for MDRVLIRELQIETVIGIYEWEKQVHQTLLIDLDMAWDNRAAADSDDYSQALCYETVSKRLTALITEKPIELIETVAEMIAHCLMSEFSVPWVKVRVMKPGAVPSAKAVGVEIERGI; via the coding sequence ATGGACAGAGTGCTGATACGGGAATTACAGATAGAAACAGTTATCGGGATCTATGAGTGGGAGAAACAGGTACACCAGACACTGCTTATCGATCTGGATATGGCCTGGGATAACAGAGCCGCCGCCGACAGTGATGATTACAGCCAGGCGCTCTGTTATGAAACCGTCAGCAAGCGCCTCACTGCCCTGATCACCGAAAAGCCCATTGAGTTGATTGAAACCGTGGCCGAGATGATAGCCCATTGCCTGATGAGTGAATTTTCAGTGCCCTGGGTCAAGGTGCGGGTGATGAAGCCCGGTGCCGTTCCTTCGGCCAAAGCGGTCGGTGTTGAAATCGAGCGTGGTATCTAA
- the plsY gene encoding glycerol-3-phosphate 1-O-acyltransferase PlsY — protein sequence MVLTPIMIVAAYLLGSISSAVLVCRLKGLPDPRGKGSGNPGATNVLRIGGTWAAAMVFFFDMLKGALPTYTAYLMGIDAIWLGVIAIAACLGHIYPIFFGFKGGKGVATALGAMAPIGEGLALCLMGTWLLVVLLTRYSSLAALVTALLAPVYTWWLDDRFTLPVAMLSTLIIIRHKDNIRRLLKGEESKMSRSKRTK from the coding sequence ATGGTACTGACCCCAATTATGATTGTGGCCGCTTACCTGCTCGGCTCTATCTCCAGTGCCGTGCTGGTGTGCCGCCTCAAGGGCCTGCCGGATCCCAGAGGCAAGGGTTCGGGCAACCCGGGCGCCACCAACGTGCTGCGCATCGGCGGCACTTGGGCCGCAGCCATGGTGTTTTTCTTCGATATGCTCAAGGGTGCCCTGCCCACTTATACCGCTTATCTGATGGGAATAGATGCCATCTGGCTCGGGGTGATAGCCATTGCCGCCTGCCTGGGGCACATATACCCGATTTTCTTCGGCTTCAAGGGTGGCAAAGGCGTTGCCACAGCACTCGGTGCCATGGCGCCCATAGGTGAAGGCTTGGCGCTGTGTTTGATGGGCACCTGGTTATTGGTGGTATTACTGACCCGCTATTCATCACTGGCAGCTTTGGTTACGGCGCTATTGGCGCCTGTATATACCTGGTGGCTGGATGACAGATTTACCCTGCCGGTGGCCATGCTATCGACGCTGATCATTATCCGCCACAAGGATAATATTCGCCGCCTGCTCAAGGGCGAAGAGTCCAAGATGTCGCGCTCAAAGCGCACTAAATAG
- the tsaD gene encoding tRNA (adenosine(37)-N6)-threonylcarbamoyltransferase complex transferase subunit TsaD — protein MRVLGIETSCDETGIAVYDEEQGLLSHALYSQVKLHADYGGVVPELASRDHVRKIVPLIREALAKADTRIEDLDGIAYTKGPGLIGALLVGACVGRSLAFAWNKPAVGVHHMEGHLLAPMLEEDAPEFPFVALLVSGGHSMLVKVEGIGRYEVLGESIDDAAGEAFDKTAKLMGLDYPGGPRLAKLAAKGEMAGYKFPRPMTDRPGLDFSFSGLKTYAANTIAAEPDDEQTRANIARAFEEAVVDTMVIKCRRALEQTGFKRLVIAGGVSANTRLRSSLAELMQSRGGKVFYPRGEFCTDNGAMIAYAGLQRLKAGERETLAVKGQPRWPLDTLEAIS, from the coding sequence ATGCGGGTTTTAGGTATTGAAACATCCTGTGATGAGACAGGAATAGCGGTTTACGACGAAGAGCAGGGGTTGTTGTCCCATGCTCTCTACAGTCAGGTTAAGTTACATGCCGACTATGGTGGCGTGGTGCCTGAGCTGGCATCAAGGGATCATGTGCGCAAAATAGTGCCGCTGATCCGTGAGGCGCTGGCCAAGGCCGATACCCGTATCGAAGATCTCGACGGCATCGCCTACACCAAGGGCCCTGGCCTGATTGGTGCGCTTTTGGTGGGCGCCTGCGTCGGCCGTTCTCTGGCATTTGCCTGGAATAAGCCCGCAGTAGGTGTTCATCATATGGAAGGGCATCTGTTGGCGCCCATGCTGGAAGAGGATGCGCCTGAATTTCCCTTTGTGGCACTTTTGGTTTCAGGTGGTCACTCCATGCTGGTGAAGGTGGAAGGCATAGGCCGCTATGAAGTCTTGGGTGAATCCATAGACGATGCGGCCGGTGAAGCCTTCGACAAGACAGCCAAACTGATGGGGCTGGATTATCCAGGTGGCCCAAGATTGGCCAAGCTCGCCGCCAAAGGGGAAATGGCCGGCTATAAGTTTCCCCGGCCGATGACCGACAGACCGGGATTGGATTTTAGTTTCTCAGGGCTGAAAACCTACGCCGCCAATACCATAGCCGCCGAACCGGATGATGAGCAGACCCGCGCCAATATCGCCCGGGCTTTTGAAGAAGCCGTGGTCGATACCATGGTCATCAAGTGCCGCCGAGCACTGGAGCAAACCGGCTTTAAGCGCTTGGTCATTGCCGGTGGCGTCAGCGCCAACACCCGTTTGAGAAGCTCACTGGCCGAGTTGATGCAAAGTCGTGGTGGCAAGGTTTTCTACCCAAGAGGCGAGTTCTGCACGGATAACGGTGCCATGATAGCCTACGCTGGCTTGCAGCGCCTCAAGGCCGGCGAGCGTGAGACGCTGGCAGTGAAAGGGCAGCCACGTTGGCCGCTGGATACCCTGGAAGCGATTTCCTGA
- the rpsU gene encoding 30S ribosomal protein S21: MPIIKVRENEPFDVALRRFKRSCEKAGILADVRAREFYEKPTTARKRAKAAAVKRLAKKLSRENARRVRLY, encoded by the coding sequence ATGCCAATTATTAAAGTACGTGAAAACGAACCATTCGACGTAGCTCTGCGTCGTTTCAAGCGCTCTTGTGAAAAAGCCGGTATCCTGGCCGACGTGCGTGCTCGTGAGTTCTACGAGAAGCCAACTACTGCTCGTAAGCGTGCAAAAGCTGCTGCAGTTAAGCGTCTGGCCAAGAAGCTTTCTCGCGAAAACGCACGTCGCGTACGTTTATACTAA
- a CDS encoding GatB/YqeY domain-containing protein: MSLIDKLKDQMKQALVAKEKVRLGTIRMALAAIKQIEVDTRETLNDEQIIAVLTKMVKQRRDAIAQYEAAGRPELAEAEAAEIQVIETFLPQPLSESEIAALIDAAIQDSGASTMADMGKVMGALKSKVQGRADMGAISAQIRAKLQ; encoded by the coding sequence ATGAGCCTGATAGATAAGCTAAAAGACCAAATGAAACAAGCCTTGGTGGCCAAAGAGAAGGTCCGCCTTGGTACGATTCGTATGGCATTAGCTGCCATCAAACAGATTGAAGTGGACACCCGCGAAACTCTGAATGATGAGCAGATAATAGCTGTCTTGACCAAAATGGTGAAACAACGCCGTGATGCCATTGCCCAATATGAGGCAGCGGGTCGTCCGGAGTTGGCAGAAGCGGAAGCAGCAGAGATTCAAGTTATTGAAACTTTCCTGCCCCAGCCTCTGAGCGAAAGCGAAATCGCTGCGCTGATTGATGCCGCTATCCAAGATAGCGGTGCCAGCACCATGGCGGATATGGGCAAAGTAATGGGAGCGTTGAAATCCAAAGTTCAGGGTCGTGCAGACATGGGTGCCATCAGTGCCCAGATCCGTGCCAAACTGCAATAA
- the dnaG gene encoding DNA primase, whose amino-acid sequence MAIPRDFINELIARTDIVDLIDHKVPLKKAGKNYSACCPFHSEKSPSFTVSRDKQFYHCFGCGAHGNAIDFIMEYDRLEFLDAIEELASQLGLEVPRENNPNRRRDEGLSRDLYQLMEEANRFYQSQLRQHQDKQKVLDYLAFRGLSDQVVERFGIGFAPDGWDGLLSRYRSQQESQDKLLTAGMIISNDNGKRYDRFRDRLMFPIRDRRGRVIAFGGRVLGDGTPKYLNSPETPIFHKGNELYGLYELKQAHREPRQVLIVEGYMDVVALAQFGVDYAVASLGTSTTAEQFQLLLRSAKEVVCCYDGDNAGKEAAWRALETALPLLKPGDTVRFMFLPQGEDPDSMVRKTGKEAFEALIDEAQTLTGFLFDTLTTKYGTDKGNLAKQAIALIEKIQDTVLQNLLLEDLSHRLGMNSADDLKKKLGFKGPQGVAPARHKALKGRGTPLRLAVALLVQHPQLGLNLIPQPALKHLQMAGIDLLVELLDLTRAQKMNSAQLLEQFRDTDEFSALRKLAQWEHQVADENLEQEFKKSLVWLNNQYIEQRYQELSLKQTHTKEEKIQLKKLIAAMKSRQ is encoded by the coding sequence ATGGCTATACCTCGTGATTTTATCAATGAGCTGATTGCTCGCACAGACATAGTTGATCTTATCGATCACAAGGTACCCCTTAAAAAAGCGGGTAAGAATTATTCTGCCTGTTGCCCTTTCCACAGTGAAAAATCACCCTCTTTCACCGTCAGCAGAGACAAACAGTTTTACCACTGCTTCGGCTGTGGTGCCCATGGCAATGCCATTGACTTCATCATGGAGTATGACCGTCTCGAGTTCCTCGATGCCATTGAGGAGCTGGCAAGCCAACTGGGGCTGGAAGTGCCGCGGGAGAACAATCCCAACCGTCGTCGCGACGAAGGGCTCAGCCGCGATCTCTACCAGTTGATGGAAGAGGCCAACAGGTTTTATCAAAGCCAGCTCAGGCAACACCAGGACAAACAGAAGGTGTTGGACTATCTGGCCTTTCGTGGGTTATCGGACCAGGTTGTCGAGCGCTTCGGCATAGGGTTCGCCCCCGACGGCTGGGACGGTTTACTGAGCCGTTACCGCTCGCAGCAAGAGTCGCAGGACAAGCTGCTGACTGCGGGGATGATCATCAGCAACGACAACGGCAAGCGTTATGACCGCTTCCGTGACAGATTGATGTTCCCGATCCGCGATAGGCGCGGCCGGGTGATTGCCTTTGGTGGCAGGGTGTTGGGAGATGGTACCCCCAAATACTTGAATTCTCCGGAAACGCCCATATTTCATAAGGGTAATGAGCTTTACGGTCTGTATGAGCTGAAGCAGGCCCACAGAGAACCCCGGCAAGTGCTGATTGTCGAAGGTTATATGGACGTAGTGGCGCTGGCTCAATTTGGGGTCGATTATGCGGTAGCCTCTCTGGGCACCTCGACCACAGCCGAGCAGTTTCAGCTGTTGCTGCGCAGCGCCAAAGAGGTGGTTTGCTGCTACGACGGCGATAACGCCGGTAAAGAAGCCGCCTGGCGCGCACTGGAAACCGCCCTGCCACTGCTGAAGCCCGGCGATACAGTGCGCTTTATGTTTTTGCCCCAGGGGGAAGATCCCGACTCTATGGTGCGCAAGACAGGCAAAGAAGCCTTCGAAGCTTTGATAGATGAAGCGCAAACACTGACAGGGTTTCTGTTCGATACCCTGACCACTAAATACGGGACAGACAAGGGCAACCTGGCGAAACAGGCCATAGCCCTAATTGAAAAGATTCAAGACACTGTGCTGCAAAATCTGTTGCTCGAAGACCTGTCACACAGGCTCGGCATGAACAGCGCAGATGATCTGAAGAAAAAGCTGGGATTCAAGGGCCCCCAAGGGGTTGCCCCCGCCCGGCATAAAGCGCTTAAGGGCCGGGGTACACCGCTGCGACTCGCCGTCGCCTTGCTGGTACAACACCCACAGTTGGGGCTGAATTTGATCCCCCAACCGGCTCTCAAGCATTTACAGATGGCTGGCATAGACTTGCTGGTCGAATTACTGGATTTGACTCGCGCCCAGAAGATGAACAGCGCACAACTACTTGAGCAATTCAGGGATACGGACGAATTTTCCGCCCTGAGAAAACTGGCCCAATGGGAGCATCAAGTGGCGGATGAAAACCTGGAGCAAGAGTTCAAAAAATCCCTGGTATGGCTGAATAATCAATACATTGAGCAGCGCTATCAGGAATTAAGTCTGAAACAGACCCATACTAAAGAAGAGAAAATACAGCTTAAGAAGCTAATCGCGGCCATGAAAAGCCGCCAATGA